In a genomic window of Cyclopterus lumpus isolate fCycLum1 chromosome 13, fCycLum1.pri, whole genome shotgun sequence:
- the n4bp2l2 gene encoding NEDD4-binding protein 2-like 2, giving the protein MSHTRSSCTTSRIKNNFVGAGRRTDNGKGGSADKNAKSVTNHSSSPDRSVRERALKQVGLTSTTFIGPAFPPSKATKKKSDIEDTLSEFYKELEKIDAHDGACGNSGKPPVPINTSTSKQTRKVSEEKGVYASSRAGTEGYQKSSGPKQPSWSHWYQNEPYYPRRQGPAAPAQNQWHHSQILNRPPNPRFHRPPFHCPPPPTAFPNPQNPPSTANPNWSGSDPTNQYQEEPHFPTFSSFPPQNVSSHPSQGFYGDSPYHFDRDERVRSYDAHSDNVHFGWSRGREEESCHFVEDYDRSKRYDSENEPWDHDYRPPANTNTFQTSLDLVLMRGLPGSGKSTLAREKLSAHPNGLILSTDDYFAYRDGYRYEPDHLGAAHEWNLNRAKDAMHDGQSPIIIDNTNVQAWEMKPYVKMALERGYKVDFCEPDTSWKCDPYELERRNKHSVPQEKIAQMMDRFSFPISVDIVMRSQEPAHVTQRPQPEQPQMMRKNQDFC; this is encoded by the exons ATGTCTCATACGAGATCCTCATGTACGACCTCTCGCATAAAGAATAACTTCGTGGGTGCGGGTAGAAGAACCGATAATGGAAAAGGTGGCTCTGCCGACAAAAACGCCAAGTCTGTGACCAATCACTCCAGCAGTCCAGACAGAAGTGTGAGGGAGCGTGCGTTAAAGCAGGTCGGACTCACCAGCACCACCTTCATCGGTCCAGCGTTTCCTCCTTCAAAAGCCACAAAGAAGAAGTCTGACATTGAAGATACACTGAGTGAGTTTTACAAAGAGCTTGAGAAGATTGATGCACACGATGGTGCTTGTGGTAACTCAGGGAAACCACCCGTACCTATCAACACATCTACGAGCAAGCAGACTCGGAAGGTAAGCGAGGAAAAGGGTGTTTACGCGAGCAGTCGTGCAGGAACCGAGGGCTACCAGAAAAGCAGTGGGCCGAAACAGCCGTCCTGGTCACACTGGTATCAAAATGAGCCATACTACCCCAGAAGACAGGGGCCAGCTGCTCCTGCTCAAAACCAATGGCATCATTCTCAAATATTGAACAGACCACCAAACCCAAGATTTCACAGACCCCCATTCCATTGCCCACCACCCCCAACTGCATTCCCAAATCCGCAAAACCCACCATCAACCGCAAATCCAAATTGGAGTGGTTCGGACCCGACCAACCAATATCAAGAGGAGCCGCATTTTCCAACATTTTCTAGCTTTCCACCTCAGAATGTAAGCAGTCACCCCTCTCAGGGCTTTTATGGAGATTCTCCATACCACTTTGACAGGGACGAACGTGTTCGTAGCTATGACGCGCACTCAGATAATGTACATTTTGGATGGtccagagggagagaagaagaatcgTGTCACTTTGTTGAAGATTATGACAGATCCAAGAGATACGACTCCGAAAATGAACCGTGGGACCATGACTACCGACCTCCTGCCAACACTAATACATTCCAAACTTCCCTGGATTTGGTCTTGATGAGGGGATTACCAGGATCTGGGAAATCAACGCTGGCCAG GGAGAAGCTCTCCGCTCATCCCAACGGGCTGATACTGAGCACAGATGACTACTTTGCTTACAGAGATGGGTACCGCTATGAACCAGACCATCTTGGTGCAGCACATGAATGGAACCTGAACAGAG CTAAAGATGCTATGCATGATGGCCAATCTCCCATTATTATTGATAATACAAATGTCCAAGCTTGGGAAATGAAGCCATATGTCAAAATG GCCTTGGAGAGAGGGTACAAAGTGGACTTTTGTGAACCTGACACCAGCTGGAAGTGTGATCCCTATGAGCTGGAGAG GAGGAACAAGCACAGTGTTCCACAGGAGAAGATCGCACAGATGATGGACCGTTTCTCATTTCCAATATCTGTAGACATTGTCATGAGATCACAGGAGCCCGCTCACGTGACCCAGAGACCTCAACCAGAGCAGCCACAGATGATGAGGAAGAACCAAGATTTCTGTTAG